The window CATTAACAATGGTAGCTGCCCGTGTAATGGGAAATGATACAACAATTGTTTTTTCATCCAGTCAAGGCAATTTTGAAATGAATGTTTATAAGCCGATTATAATTCAGAGCTTTCTTGAAAGTGCAAAGTTATTGACTGAAGCAATTGATTCTGTTGATAAGAATCTAATTCAAGGAATTACCGTTAATCAAAAAAGAATGAAAGATCTAGTCGATAATTCGTTGATGACTGTTACAGCTTTAAGCCCACATATCGGCTATGAAAAAAGTGCCAAAATTGCCCAAAAAGCATTGCGTGAAAACACCAGATTAATTGATGCTGCTTTAGCTAGTGGATATGTAACTGAAAAAGAGTTTAGAGAATGGGTCGATCCTTTTAAAATGACTTCACATAAATAATGCTTGTCAGTAATTTGAAGTTTAATGATTTAAAATATCCAAATTCAGTTCACTATAAAGCCTTTATTTAAATAGTTCGTAATTTTCGATTAGATAAAACTTAATCATGATGTTCATACGATTCCAATACTATTTCTTCGCTATTAACATCTTTTGCGTTATAAGCAATAATTTTCTTTTCGGAAAATAAATAAATCATGTCGGCAATTTTTTCCGATAATGCCATATCGTGACTGGTTACGATAACTGTTTTTCCTAATTTTTTGTAATTTAAAATTTGTTTGCGCAAAAAATCGACGTGGTAAACATCAAGCCCTAAACTCGGTTCATCCAATAAAATTATTTCTGGAGCAATCATATCAAGAATTGCGAGATCGAGTCTTTTCTTCATGCCGGTCGAAAAAGTCACAGAAAAATCTGTTTCTTCAAATAGATTATAAGATTGTAAAATATCTTTTATCTTGTGATCAGAAAGGTTTAATTTAAATAGCTCGCTATAATAAAGAAGATTTTCTTTAGCTGTTAAATACTCCACTGATATATTTTCAACGGGCAAAGAGAAAATTTTTTTGCGAAGTGATTTGGAGTATGGAATACTGACATTTTTATTATCAATCTGAATGCTGCCATGATTTACTTTGTTCAAACCGGCTAATATATCCATCAGTGTAGTTTTACCAGAACCGTTTTTTCCGACGAAAAAAGAAATTTTATTAGAAGGAATCTGTAAATTCACCTTATCAAGGACAAGCCTGTCCTTGTATTTTTTTGTTAAATTATTAATTTTAATCATTTTAATAGTGTTCCTGAAAATATTAAGGACGCAGAGGTTATGATTCCTAAACAAGCTGTTAAATACAGTTTGCATTTTTTAATTAAAGGTATATAAGCAATAAAGATTTTTCCCAAGAGCATGATTGCCAACAATAGGGTGTAATTGTTAAGACTTATCATAGGGAGCGCCTTGCCTAAAAAAATGGTTGTTATTGCCAGTACTGCAAATGTAATTAAAGTGACAAAAGCTAAATTATAGGCAAAATCGTTTATGATTTTGGAATCAACCCTTGTTTCTCTTCTAATCGAAGATTCTAAATTTGCAATCAGCCTCGTGATTGTAATTACAATCCAAATATTAACAATCAGAGTCAAAACTCTAAAAGCAAACTGTAATATGACGTTGTTATATGTAGCAAAAACGCTATTGAAAAATGTTTTTGTTGCCTCTTCTTTGCTGCTCATTTCCTGAATTAGTTGTCCAAAAGGATTTGGAAAGTTAACATAGACTATTGAATATAGAGCTAGGACCGCGATAGCAAAGATCCAGAAAGTTTTTTTGTTGACTATCATTTAAATTCCCTTCATTTTATTGATAAATTTGATTCTATGTAGGCAGACACAATGCTTAGCATTAAACAAACAAAAAATGTTTTTGTTGCTAGTTTTAACAATTCATCGTCAAAAATAATTTTTTTATTTGTAATTTTTTGAATCAATAAATAAGAACCGAATGCGCTGGCAAGAAGAATCTCTGGAATTTCAAATACTCCATGCAACAGGACCTTATGGATCAACATTCCAAAGCCGTATTGTTCTAGTAATGCTCTAATTTTAATTCCGAAAATCAAGAAATTATATGCTAAAAGTATATTTGAAACTACACCTATTGTTAAGATTGATATCATTAAAATTACCGTTATAAGCATATTGTGCATAAAAATTTCTTTTATCGACAAAACCTGAATTTTCAAGTTAATTTTTATGCCGGTGATGTTCAAACCTATCAAGGTGAAAATAGATACGATTGCGGTGGATAACATTATTGAAAGAACGAACGGTTTTCTAACAATTTTATCTAATAAAAAATCGATATTCGCCATAAAAATTTCTCCTAAGTAAAATAAACAATAATATATTTATAAAAAGTGTAAAGATAATATAAATTGACATAATCACAACAACTGTATTTATTGAAACTTTCAGAATTGTGTTCATAAGAATGGTCATTTCTTCAATCATGACTTGAATAAACAATACGGATATTGTTACAGGAAAAGCCATTGAATTTTCAAACCTCTCCTGGCCTTTATATCGAATGCTGATATTTGAAAAAATCTGTACTGTTAACGCCAATGAGATTCCGTTTATGAATAAAAGAAAGGCACAGTAGGCGGCAATTTTTAAATCAATCAACGATAGAGAAAGCATTGTTATGACAGATATGAGAATATTTGCAATCGAGAACAAAATTGATACAAAGGCTTTCCTCAGTAAATATTTTCTTAAGTCGTAGCCAGTTTGTATAATTCCCTTAATTATTTTTCGATCTGACGATAAATTTAAAAAAATGAAATTTGCAAATAAAATTGCTTGTGATAACGTCAAAATTATGAAAGTACTCTGTAAATTTAACGATTCCATAGATATGATTGACAATAAAAGCAAAAGTTTAATCATTAACCAGGCAAGAGGAAAAATCAACAAATTAGATACGAAATGAAATTCTCCCGAGTTAATCATTTCTCTTAAAAATTTTTTATAAAAAATATTTGAAGGGTTAATCCTGTTTTTTAAAAAAACTTCATCATTTTTAGTGTTGTGTCTTATGGATACTATTACTAAAGTTTTATATAAAAGTAAATACAATAAAATACCGGCAACACTGTAAATCAAAAGTTCTAGATTACTTATTTTGAATAATTTCCAATTAAATATTCTATTGATATTGATAGAAATTTTTACTCTAAAAATATTTAAGAAATAAAAAATTATAATTGTTTCGGAAATAATTTCTCCAATATTCTTTATTAGTTTTATCCATTTAGTGTAGAAAACAAAACTTAAAACTTGAGAGCTTTTATTCGTAATTAAAAACAGCACCCATGCAGCGATTATAGATAAAATTATTCTCATATTTATTTTTGTTAGCAACAAAGGAAAACTAATAATTGTTAGCAAAGTTATAAATGATATGAAAGTGAAAACCTCGTATTTGACACTTTTTATAAATATTATTTGTTGGTATTTAATTGGAATACCTTTAAAACGGCAGGAAATGTTTTTAAGAAATTTCGTTAAGTTCTTATCGGAAGAACCAAATCCAATTAAACCAAAAAACAATAATATCAAACATATAGAGTCGTAATGATTTTCGATAAAACTATTGGCAAAAATAGAAATAGCATAACCAAGTAACAAATAAGCCAAAAGAACAATGGAAATCATTTTCGCAATTTTTTTATCATAGAATTTTTCTCGAATGAACGCCAATAACTCAAAATAAATAATTTTTTTCATTGAACAAAATAAGGCAGAATAATTCTGCCATAATTTAAACCTTTCTGAATTTTACCAAGCAGTACAGGCTCTTTTTCCGGCCCTTAATTTCTGCAAGATATAAACCCCGCCAAGCCCTACAATTGCTGAAACAATCAATGTAGTTCCTCCTGTAATTCCTGCTAGAGCAATTAAACGTCCAACGCTTAAGTTGGTACCAAATCTAATTAATGCTGTATAAATTGCTGCGGCCGTTCCAGTTGAAATTCCAAATGTTCCAGTCAATAAAAAAAGACAAAAATTAATTTTTTTCATAATATCATCTCCAAATGATTAATAAGATTCATTTTCTAAATAAATGATTTAATTATTATAATTCAAGAAATATATCACATTAACGAATTTGCTAAATTAGCTATTTTTAATAGGTGTAATCGCTTAATATTTCTTATATTCTTTTTTTTAAAAAATTATGTCTAGTTTTGAATAAAATTGGCTGAATTTAAGGCAATAAAAAAAGCTTTCGATTTTTGTCGGAAGCTTTTTAGAATAATTTATTCGATATTTTAATTATTTATATCTTTTATCAACTAAAACGGCTAAGATACCGATCATTATACCGGCAATTATAAGTAGAACGCTAACAAACTTAGAATAAGGGACTTTAAATATATTTACTAGAGATAATATTAATAAAATTAATATCACTAAAATCGAGATTGCTTGGACAAGGATAGTTTTTTTCATAGTTGTCTGTACTCACTTTTAATTTTAATGAAAATAAAAATTGGCAAGACAACTAAGCTTATTTTATTTTTCATTTTTAGTGAAAACCTTCGGCCTTTTAATGATTGGCCGAAGGATTTATATACATCAGTCCTTAAAACCCTTTAAAAGTATCATCGATTTGTTTATATTCACTGTCGTTTAATTTTATGCCAAGCGATTTAGCATTGCTTTCTACTTGAGAAGTTTTTTTTGCACCGGGAATAACGACACTGATGTCCGGGTTAGCAATATACCAGGCAAGAATAACCTGAGCAGTTGTTGCATTGTGGGAATCCGCAATTGATTTAATTGATGAAACTTTACCTACTATTTCGGAAAAACGATCACCCTTGAAATCTGGATTATCATGACGAATGTCGTCTTCGGGAAAAGCTACCGTTTTAGAATATTTTCCTGTCAAAAGACCGGAAGCCAATGGGAAGAAAGGCACAAAGGAAATTTTGTGGTCATGTAGATAAGGGAAGACATCTTTTTCCGCATCGCGATGTAACAAACTATATTCGTTTTCAACGACATCGACATAATCATCTTGATTGGCTTCTTTTATTTGAGCTAATGAGAAGTTCGAAACACCGATAGCGCGAATTTTTCCGGCTTTTTTAAGGTCATTTAAAGTTGCTACGGCTTCATTCTTTGGTGTTTTTTCATCAGGAAAATGGATATAAAAAATATCAATATAATCAGTTTGTAAACGGATCAAACTATCGTCGACAGCTTTTTTTAAAAAATCCGGACTGTTGTTAATAATGATATTACCAGTGGATGTATCCTGAGCTGCTTTGCTGGCAATTACGATCTGATCACGTTTATAACCTTTGATCGCTTGGCCGATTAATTCTTCTGAGTGGCCCATTCCGTAAGCAAAAGCTGTGTCGAGTAATTTTATTCCATTATTAAGACCTGTTTTGACAATTTCGATTCCGGTATTATCTTGTAAATTTGGAAACAGATTTGTTCCACCAACGGCATTAGTACCAAGACCGAGTGGGGTTGAAACCACATCTGATTTTCCAATAGCAACATTTTCCTTATCCATTTTTGTGCTCCTTACTTTTTGTAATAACAAATACATTGTATTTCGAATTTTGTCGAAATACAAATTAAGAATATTTTACGTACAGCTATTTTTTTAATTTGAAACAATTTAGGATCAACTATTTTTTTCTTTATCGCTGTTTTCAGTAAAATTATTTTTACGATTATTGGATTTTAATTTTTTAGATAATCTATTTTTTGCCTTTTCGATTATTTCAACCGATGCTGTTTTTATCTTTTTATTCTTCTTTTTCTTCATTTTTACTTCTCTTAACAATTTAAATTATACGAACTAATGTTCTTAACAATTGAAATAATTTACTAATTGGTAAAGTCCAACGCATAAAACTTCACAAAAATTGCGTGTATGGTAAAAACGATTTAGAGTCTTTGAAAACTTTATTAAAAAACTCATAACAGAAGGTCAGCAATAACCATTTGTTATGAGCATGCAAAATTCTTTCTTTGTAAGCGCCTGTTTTTTTGGAAGAGAAGTTATTTATAAAAAGAATAATAAAATTATTATTATTCTGCAATCGCTTACAAATACTATTTTATCACCGATCTTAATTAGTGCAATAGGTAACAATATCAAAAATTACTTCTTAGCTTTTTCAAGTAATTAAAAAATAAGAGGGCATTATTGCTTCTCTTTATCTATTAATTGGTGCCTAATAAATAAAAGTTTTAAGAAAGTAGGTTTCTCAGCAATCTTTTTTTAAATTATTGACGGGATTTATTTTAAGATTTTAAAATTTTTTCATATTGTATATCGCAATATATTTTCTTTGTATGATAGATAAGGGCATACTGATGGATCTTTCGAAATTAACAACTGAAATACGTAATAAAAAAACAATGAGTTTAGATACGATGACTGTTCATGAGTTTGCCACCGTGATTAATCAGGAGGATCAAAGCGTCCCGATTAATGTTGGCAAGTCATTGCCGGCAATTGAAAATGCTATAACCGCCATTACCAAACAATTCAATCAGGGAGGACGCTTATTTTATATAGGAGCTGGGACCAGCGGACGCTTGGGCGTATTGGACGCTGCCGAATGTGTACCTACTTTTGGAATTGAACCGGAAATGGTTCAAGGATTGATTGCTGGTGGAGCTTCCGCAATGACAGTTCCTGTTGAAGGTGCTGAAGATAATCCTGAACTTGCTTCCTTTGATCTTGAAACTCATTCATTAACGGCTGCTGATGCAGTTGTCGGAATTGCTGCTAGCGGCCGCACTCCGTATGTTATCGGCGGTCTGGATTATGCCAACAGTATAAGGGCCACGACTATTAGTTTGGCATGCAACCAAGACTCTGAAATATCCAAGCATGCGCGAATCGCTATTGAAGTGCCCGTTGGGCCGGAAATCTTAACTGGTTCAACCCGCCTAAAAGCTGGCACTGCCCAAAAATTAGTTCTGAATATGCTTTCAACCGGCGCTATGGTGGGCATTGGAAAAGTATATGAAAATCTTATGGTTGATGTGCGTCCGACTAATGAAAAATTGTTGGCTCGCAGTAAACGAATTATTTGCCAAGCAACTGGTTGTGACGAAACGATGGCCACTCAATTTTTTCAATCTGCTGATCAAAACGTTAAATTGGCTATCGTTATGATTCTGACAAACCTTCCCATCACCGAGGCAAAAAATCGACTTAAGAAAGCCAATGGCTTTATCTCTAAAACAATTCCGAAATAAAAAAATATAGAAGATCGAGTACCCGGTTTTATGAAAATCGATGTTTTGGCTTCTATGAAATAGCTGTTATTTATAAGCTTGAATAAAAAGGCTAGCTGATAAGATAATTGCTCCCAAACCGACGGCTATTTTAAGAATTTTCTCAGGAATTACCCTGACTATCTTTGGCCCGATATATCCGCCTAAAAACAAACCGGCACCCAACGGAATCACTAACAGCCAATATATATGTGACTTGAAAGTATATATTATTGTGGCAACTAAATTCGAGAAACCCAAAGAAACATTTTTTAGAGCATTGTAAACAGGAAATTCCGACTTACTGGTAATTGAGAAAATTGCCAACATGATGACTCCAGCAGCAGCTCCGAAATATCCTCCATAAGCTCCGACCAAAAAAACAGCACTTACGTAAGCCATTTTTTTTAAAATGTCGGAGTACCCGCTATTTTTCTTTTTTAGTGTTCGATTTTCAATTTCTTTTCTTTCTTTGCTAGTTGGAAACAGCAATAACAAACCAGCAAAAAGAATAAAAAACGGCACGATATGAGTAAAAGAAGATACAGGCTCTACTAATAATATAATCGAGCCAAAAGCACTTCCGAGTATAGTAAGCGGCAGGATTTTCAGAAGTTCTTTTTTATGGTTTTTTAATTCTTTTTGAGAAGATATACTGGAACCAAAACCAGTCAAAACTAATGCAGCTGTATTAGTAACATCGGCAAAAACCGGTGGTACGCCAATTGCTAGTAGAGTTGGATAAGATACCAACGAGGCTAATCCGGTCACAGAGCTTAAAATCCCTGCCAGGATTCCGGCGGGAAACAGGATCAACCATGAATTTAAATTTTCTAACAAATTATTTCTCGACTTTCCAAGATTTTTTAAAAATAAACAAGGGGAATTAAAGAGATTCATTTTCGTAATTCATAGTTGAATCGCAGAATCTTTTAGTAGATAAATGTAGAAAAATCGATAAGTCTTTGATTTTATGCTTAAATTATGCCTTCTTTTTATATTTAAAGGCTGAATCGAAGCTTATTTAAAACTTTAGGTGGAAAATTTCGGTATCTTCAAAAAAGAAGAACCTCACTTGATTTGATTATAGAACAATAAAATTGACATCGGTATTGAAACTTGGAAAAGGGATTTTTAAAAACCTCAATTTGTAATATAACTACATAAAAATACATTTACTACAAAGCCAGCATTTTTGTATAAAAATAAAAATGAGTTCAGGATCAAATCGGTTTTGATACCAGAACTCACTAATTATCAAACAGGAAGTTAAATGATCAGAATCTATAGCAGGTTCAAAACCAATAAACTTAATCAGTTTTATATTTATATTATTTTCTAATAGTAAATATTGTTTTATTTAAATAAATAGGCTTTTGCCTCATACGGCCTTAATTCGGTTATTTTATCATCATCATAATTGTCAATAAGTAAAGTTGAATCATTAGACTGACCATAATCACGACTTATAATTTTGTCGGTAAAGTTGCTTATAACTAACAAGGTGACTCCTTCATAATGACGACGGTATGCGTATACCTGGTCATCATCGGGATCTATTTCCTCAAAAGTTCCATATTTTATTATTTTATTATCATGACGAAGCTTAATTAATTTCTGATAATAATAGAACACGGAATCCTTGTTGGCCAATGAATCCTCAACATTAATCAATCTGTAATTGTGATTAAGAGCAAACCATGGTTTAACGCTTGAAAATCCTGCATTGTTTTTATCATTCCATTGCATTGGTGTGCGGGCATTGTCACGTGAAATATTTGATAGATACTTTAACATTGTTGACTTGTCGACAATTTTTTCTTGGTCAACCAATTCATGATAAGCATTGATTGATTCAAGATCTTCATATTGATCAAGGTCAGTATAATGCGCGTTTGTCATACCAATTTCTTCGCCTTCGTATATATATGGCGTTCCTTGCATTAAGTGAAGAGTAGTACCTAACATTTTGGCTGATATAATACGATATTCATCATCATCATTTCCAAAACGAGACACTGCACGTGGCTGGTCATGATTGTTCCAGTAAAGACTATTCCAACCTTTACCGTCCAATTCTTTTTGCCACCTATTCAACGCTTTTTTTAGTTCGGTTAATTTAACTGGAACATTATTCCATTTACCAAGACGTTGATCGGGATTAGGACTCAATGAAACATGTTGAAATTGAAAAACCATATTGAGTTCGTTACTATCTAATCCGGTATATTTAATGGCATCTTTGGGAGACGAATCTGGCATTTCGCCAACAGTCATAATATCGTAATGAGAAAGGACTTCTTTATTCATTTCTTTTAAATAATCATTTAATTTAGGACCATCAGCGACTATTTTTCCAGGGTTACCAGACTTTACTCCGGGAATATTAGGTAAACCGTTTGGTTTGGAAATAAGGTTTATAACATCCATTCGGAAACCGTCTACGCCCTTATCGAGCCAAAATTTCATTAACGAATATACGTGTTGCCGAACTTCAGGATTTTCCCAATTCAGATCTGGTTGTGCGGGGGCAAAAAGATGAAGGTAATATTGTTTTCTTTCGGGAACATAAGTCCAGGTGCTTCCGCTGAAGAATGATGACCAATTATTAGGCTCGTGGCCATCTACCGGATCTCGCCAAATATAGAAATCAGAAAATGGATTGTCTTTTGATTTTTTACTTTCTTGAAACCACTCATGTTGATCAGAAGTGTGATTAACAACCAAATCCATTAATAATTTCATACCATGAGAGTGGACATCGCTTAGTAATGAATCGAAATCGTCCATCGTTCCATAAACATCCTGAATTGTTTCATAATCGGCGATGTCATATCCGTTGTCCTTGTCTGGTGAACGATAAATGGGGTTAAGCCATAAGACATCGACTCCTAATTTTTTTAGGTAAGATAAACGACTCTTGATTCCATTTAGATCACCAATGCCATCATTATTACTATCCTGAAAACTTCTTGGATATATTTGATAAACCACGGAGTCCTTAAACCATTGTTTTGACATTCTATATTCTCCTAAAATTAAATACTCTTATTATTTTATTTTCATTTTGTTAATAAACTAAAATTCATACAAGTATATTTATTTTTTCATTAATTGAACATTCTCTTAATTAGCTACCGTGTCTTCTTTATTCTCTTTTTCATGTTTGGCTTGAAGATCGCTTTGCATTTTGCCTTCAATGTGATCAACCCGATAGAACAGTAAGGCGATTGCAGAAAGTCCAAAACCAATAATTGGTACCCAGACATAATTGGCTTCGATCGCATTCAAAGATTGGGCAGTTTGGGTATGATTAGCGACATAACCACCGGCAGTTAAAATAAAACCAGTAATTACCCCTCCGAATCCCATGCCTAGTTTTGCACTAAAACTTGAAAACGAGGTAACCATTCCTTCAGCACGAACACCGTTTTTCCATTCACCATAATCAACAGCATCAGCCAGCATAACGGCAATCAATCCGGAAACAAAACCAGTTCCCAAATAACCGACAACCGTTCCGACGATGATAATTAAGACGTTTAAGGAATGTGCACCGACATCCAAAATCAATTGGCCGGCAATTGCCAACAGCATACCCATCAACATGGTATTCCGCTTGCCTATTTTTTTAGAAGTCCAAGGCGTTGCGACGATCGCCAGCAATGAAACGATTTGGATTCCTAAGATCAGCGAGGCCAAATCAGCATCGTGCATATTGTATTTGAAGAAGTAGACAGTTACTTGCGAGCGGGTCTGCATACCTAACCAATAAATAAAATTAATAAAGATAATAATTGCCCAAGGCCAATTCTTCTTTAAGGCTTTAATAGCGGTTTTAACCGGAATTGACTTTTTACTTGACCGAGTCTGGACCCGTTCATGAATATTTTTAAAGACGATTAAAAGTAAAATAAGAGCGATAACACCAACGGTTAGGGCTGTAAGAAACCAGCCTTTAGAAGCGTTACTGCCACCGAACCAAGCAACAAGCGGCAGGACGATAACTGTTACTATCGTTCCGCCGGTAGTCCCCATAAATTGTCGGATCGTGCTCAACGTAACACGTTCTTGAGGGTTACTTGTCAGGGACGGCAAAACCGACGTAATCGGGATATTGACGGCTGAATACAAAACATCTACACCGATATAGGTAATATATGCCCATACGAGTTTCATGCCCATACTCATCTGGGGCGCAGAGAAAACCAAGACACAAAATACAGCAAAGGGTGCCGAGAACCATAAGAAATATGGTCTGCTCTTACCCCATTTCGTATGTGTGTGATCAATCATAATGCCCCAAAAGGGACCATCAAAAGCATCGATAATTCGAGCAACCAAAAATAAAGTTCCAACCGCCGCCGCCGCAAGACCAAAGACATCGGTATAGAAGAACATCAAATAGGTTCCAACCATTTGAAATGACAAGTTACAGGCGAAATCACTCAGACTATAGCTGAATCTTTCTGACCATGGAACTTGGTTTTTGGTTGGATCGTCAATGACCTCGCCAATTTTAGGAACACGTTTTTTTGTTTGTAACTTTAACTTGTTCTCCATTTTTTC of the Oenococcus sp. UCMA 16435 genome contains:
- a CDS encoding ABC transporter ATP-binding protein, whose amino-acid sequence is MIKINNLTKKYKDRLVLDKVNLQIPSNKISFFVGKNGSGKTTLMDILAGLNKVNHGSIQIDNKNVSIPYSKSLRKKIFSLPVENISVEYLTAKENLLYYSELFKLNLSDHKIKDILQSYNLFEETDFSVTFSTGMKKRLDLAILDMIAPEIILLDEPSLGLDVYHVDFLRKQILNYKKLGKTVIVTSHDMALSEKIADMIYLFSEKKIIAYNAKDVNSEEIVLESYEHHD
- a CDS encoding aldo/keto reductase yields the protein MDKENVAIGKSDVVSTPLGLGTNAVGGTNLFPNLQDNTGIEIVKTGLNNGIKLLDTAFAYGMGHSEELIGQAIKGYKRDQIVIASKAAQDTSTGNIIINNSPDFLKKAVDDSLIRLQTDYIDIFYIHFPDEKTPKNEAVATLNDLKKAGKIRAIGVSNFSLAQIKEANQDDYVDVVENEYSLLHRDAEKDVFPYLHDHKISFVPFFPLASGLLTGKYSKTVAFPEDDIRHDNPDFKGDRFSEIVGKVSSIKSIADSHNATTAQVILAWYIANPDISVVIPGAKKTSQVESNAKSLGIKLNDSEYKQIDDTFKGF
- the murQ gene encoding N-acetylmuramic acid 6-phosphate etherase, whose protein sequence is MDLSKLTTEIRNKKTMSLDTMTVHEFATVINQEDQSVPINVGKSLPAIENAITAITKQFNQGGRLFYIGAGTSGRLGVLDAAECVPTFGIEPEMVQGLIAGGASAMTVPVEGAEDNPELASFDLETHSLTAADAVVGIAASGRTPYVIGGLDYANSIRATTISLACNQDSEISKHARIAIEVPVGPEILTGSTRLKAGTAQKLVLNMLSTGAMVGIGKVYENLMVDVRPTNEKLLARSKRIICQATGCDETMATQFFQSADQNVKLAIVMILTNLPITEAKNRLKKANGFISKTIPK
- a CDS encoding sulfite exporter TauE/SafE family protein, with translation MLENLNSWLILFPAGILAGILSSVTGLASLVSYPTLLAIGVPPVFADVTNTAALVLTGFGSSISSQKELKNHKKELLKILPLTILGSAFGSIILLVEPVSSFTHIVPFFILFAGLLLLFPTSKERKEIENRTLKKKNSGYSDILKKMAYVSAVFLVGAYGGYFGAAAGVIMLAIFSITSKSEFPVYNALKNVSLGFSNLVATIIYTFKSHIYWLLVIPLGAGLFLGGYIGPKIVRVIPEKILKIAVGLGAIILSASLFIQAYK
- a CDS encoding alpha-glucosidase produces the protein MSKQWFKDSVVYQIYPRSFQDSNNDGIGDLNGIKSRLSYLKKLGVDVLWLNPIYRSPDKDNGYDIADYETIQDVYGTMDDFDSLLSDVHSHGMKLLMDLVVNHTSDQHEWFQESKKSKDNPFSDFYIWRDPVDGHEPNNWSSFFSGSTWTYVPERKQYYLHLFAPAQPDLNWENPEVRQHVYSLMKFWLDKGVDGFRMDVINLISKPNGLPNIPGVKSGNPGKIVADGPKLNDYLKEMNKEVLSHYDIMTVGEMPDSSPKDAIKYTGLDSNELNMVFQFQHVSLSPNPDQRLGKWNNVPVKLTELKKALNRWQKELDGKGWNSLYWNNHDQPRAVSRFGNDDDEYRIISAKMLGTTLHLMQGTPYIYEGEEIGMTNAHYTDLDQYEDLESINAYHELVDQEKIVDKSTMLKYLSNISRDNARTPMQWNDKNNAGFSSVKPWFALNHNYRLINVEDSLANKDSVFYYYQKLIKLRHDNKIIKYGTFEEIDPDDDQVYAYRRHYEGVTLLVISNFTDKIISRDYGQSNDSTLLIDNYDDDKITELRPYEAKAYLFK
- a CDS encoding MFS transporter — encoded protein: MENKLKLQTKKRVPKIGEVIDDPTKNQVPWSERFSYSLSDFACNLSFQMVGTYLMFFYTDVFGLAAAAVGTLFLVARIIDAFDGPFWGIMIDHTHTKWGKSRPYFLWFSAPFAVFCVLVFSAPQMSMGMKLVWAYITYIGVDVLYSAVNIPITSVLPSLTSNPQERVTLSTIRQFMGTTGGTIVTVIVLPLVAWFGGSNASKGWFLTALTVGVIALILLLIVFKNIHERVQTRSSKKSIPVKTAIKALKKNWPWAIIIFINFIYWLGMQTRSQVTVYFFKYNMHDADLASLILGIQIVSLLAIVATPWTSKKIGKRNTMLMGMLLAIAGQLILDVGAHSLNVLIIIVGTVVGYLGTGFVSGLIAVMLADAVDYGEWKNGVRAEGMVTSFSSFSAKLGMGFGGVITGFILTAGGYVANHTQTAQSLNAIEANYVWVPIIGFGLSAIALLFYRVDHIEGKMQSDLQAKHEKENKEDTVAN